Proteins encoded in a region of the Enterococcus gilvus ATCC BAA-350 genome:
- a CDS encoding XRE family transcriptional regulator, with protein sequence MNFGDWLREKRSDYGISQQHLAVESQCSRRYISMIENGSYEPSIKMQADIQEALNRMNPGKELELVFDYVRIRFETHDVQYVIEKILKIKMKYMIYDDYAFYGYIAKYVFSNIQVMISPEEDDKGTLIELKGQGCREFENILLAQGRSWFDFFVRCEKEKVFYKRIDLAINDNVGILSIPFLGEKCKQRELISKFRSFQSLGSGKFESEENESFVGNTLYLGSLKSDIYFCFYEKNIEQMVKKGVPAEEIEIINRYEIRLKNDRAYNTIQDLLVYRDVEQTVFSIINTYIVFLEVGKTKKKSSWKMDRSWERFIGPDRGKLKLTMEPKPIELGRTLLWLRRQVAPTLKMLLLIDEENSTNRINDLLNDTNLTKKHEKMIEQHTAILQEILMEKGD encoded by the coding sequence ATGAACTTTGGAGATTGGTTACGAGAAAAACGAAGTGATTATGGAATCTCACAGCAACATTTAGCAGTGGAAAGTCAGTGCTCTAGGCGATATATCTCCATGATCGAAAACGGGAGCTATGAGCCATCCATAAAAATGCAGGCTGATATTCAAGAGGCGCTTAATCGAATGAATCCTGGTAAAGAGTTAGAACTGGTTTTTGACTATGTTCGCATACGATTCGAGACACATGATGTTCAATATGTGATCGAGAAAATTTTAAAAATAAAAATGAAATATATGATCTACGATGATTACGCCTTTTACGGTTATATCGCAAAATATGTCTTCAGCAACATTCAAGTAATGATTTCACCGGAAGAAGATGATAAGGGAACTCTTATTGAGTTGAAGGGTCAAGGGTGTCGAGAATTTGAAAATATTTTACTCGCTCAGGGTAGAAGTTGGTTTGATTTTTTTGTCAGGTGTGAGAAGGAAAAAGTTTTTTACAAACGAATTGATTTGGCGATAAATGATAATGTCGGTATCCTATCCATCCCTTTTCTTGGCGAAAAGTGTAAGCAAAGAGAATTGATCTCAAAATTTCGCTCATTCCAATCATTGGGGTCAGGCAAGTTCGAAAGTGAAGAGAATGAGTCTTTTGTCGGCAACACATTGTATCTTGGGTCGCTCAAAAGTGACATCTACTTTTGTTTTTACGAAAAGAATATTGAGCAGATGGTCAAAAAAGGTGTCCCCGCCGAAGAGATAGAAATCATCAATCGCTATGAGATTCGTCTGAAAAATGATCGAGCATACAATACTATCCAAGATTTATTAGTTTATCGAGATGTGGAACAAACAGTTTTCAGTATTATCAACACCTATATCGTTTTCTTGGAAGTAGGAAAGACTAAAAAGAAATCTTCTTGGAAAATGGATCGCTCGTGGGAACGTTTTATCGGTCCAGATCGTGGAAAACTGAAATTAACAATGGAACCCAAGCCAATCGAATTGGGCCGAACGTTGTTGTGGTTGCGAAGGCAAGTGGCGCCCACTTTAAAAATGCTGCTGTTGATAGATGAAGAAAATAGTACCAACAGAATAAATGATTTACTAAATGATACGAATTTAACGAAAAAGCACGAAAAAATGATCGAACAACATACCGCGATCCTTCAAGAAATTCTGATGGAAAAGGGGGATTAA
- a CDS encoding antirestriction protein ArdA yields the protein MSVNIDDMQVYIANLGKYNEGELQGAWFSLPIDLEEVAEKIGLDAEYEEYAIHDYELPFHIDEYTSIDHLNDVYERIQEIDGSPVYDEINEILGYWFKDIEELLDNVDDIICYSDCDSMEDVAEQYIEETGILNSLPENMRYYFDYSALGRDMEIEGNFLVTSHGVFEYSG from the coding sequence ATGTCAGTCAACATAGATGATATGCAAGTGTATATCGCAAATTTAGGAAAATACAATGAGGGAGAACTTCAAGGAGCATGGTTCTCTCTCCCCATCGATTTAGAAGAAGTGGCAGAAAAAATTGGATTAGATGCTGAGTATGAAGAGTACGCTATTCACGATTATGAATTGCCATTCCATATAGATGAATATACTTCAATTGATCATCTAAATGATGTCTATGAAAGAATTCAAGAAATTGACGGAAGTCCCGTTTATGATGAGATTAACGAAATTTTGGGTTATTGGTTCAAAGATATTGAAGAATTATTAGACAATGTAGATGATATTATTTGCTATTCGGATTGCGATTCCATGGAAGATGTAGCAGAACAATATATCGAAGAAACGGGTATATTGAATAGCTTGCCTGAGAATATGCGATACTACTTTGATTATTCGGCGTTGGGCCGAGATATGGAAATCGAAGGAAATTTTTTAGTTACTTCACATGGGGTATTTGAATATAGTGGTTAA
- a CDS encoding conjugal transfer protein: MKIIKSYTSIWNVEKVIYAINDLKLPFPITFNQMTWFILSLFTVILLSNVPPLSFIDGALLKYLGIPGFIAWFMSQKSFDGKKPVGFLRSIYRYYSKPKVTFNEKKVEEKQFIIEQSITYVRSEVVGLSN, encoded by the coding sequence ATGAAAATAATAAAAAGCTATACCAGCATATGGAATGTAGAAAAAGTAATTTATGCCATCAATGATTTGAAGTTGCCATTTCCCATCACTTTTAATCAGATGACTTGGTTTATTCTTTCTTTATTTACGGTCATCCTTTTATCGAATGTTCCACCGTTGTCATTTATTGACGGTGCGTTATTAAAATATTTAGGAATACCAGGATTTATCGCATGGTTTATGTCGCAAAAATCTTTTGATGGAAAAAAACCAGTTGGATTTCTTCGTTCCATCTATCGTTATTACTCTAAGCCTAAAGTAACTTTTAATGAAAAAAAGGTGGAAGAGAAACAGTTTATCATAGAGCAAAGTATCACTTATGTAAGGAGTGAAGTCGTTGGATTATCCAATTAA
- a CDS encoding ATP-binding protein: MDYPIKYIENNLVFNNDGECFAYYELIPFNYSFLSPEEKYKVQDNFRQLVAQYREGKIHALQLSAESSIKEVQNRSKETVKGKLKEAAIQHIDGQTEALIDLIGEHQVDYRFFIGFKLILNDQEVSMKNIWNEFVLGIQDFVHDVNSKLMGDFVQMSVDEVERFKKLEQLLENKLLRRFNFRPLNKNDFGYILEHLHGKDGITYEDYDFHLPSVESSGQRIVKKYDLIKPTRCLIEEKQRYMKITNEENEIYVSYFTINAIVGEMEFPNSELFYFQQQQFSFPIDTSMNIEVVTNRKALSTVRNKKKELKDLDNHAWESDNETTNNVVDALDSVNELENVLDQTKESMYKLSYVIRVSAPNLDELKKRCNEVRDFYDDFNVKLVRPFGDMLGLQGEFIPSAKRYMNDYIQYVTSDFISALGFGATQSLGEREGIYVGFNVDTGRNVFIQPNLAAQGIKGTITNALAAAFLGSLGGGKSFSNNLLVYYAVLFGGKAVILDPKSERGNWKNDLVHIEEEVNIINLTSEEKNRGLLDPFVILENAKDSESLAIDTLTFLTGISSRDGEKFPTLRKAIHTVAQSDQRGLLRVIEELRNEDSDISNNIADHIESFVDYDFAQLLFSDGKIENTISLDKQLNVIQVADLILPDANTTMEEYTTMEMLSVSMLMVISTFALDFIHSDTSTFKIVDLDEAWSFLQVAQGKTLSMKLVREGRAMNTGVYFVTQNANDLLDEKMKNNIGMKFAFRSTDINEIKNTLEFFGLDIEDEGNQNRLRNLENGQALFQDIWGRTGVIQFDYIFEHLFHAFDTRPPINGGD; encoded by the coding sequence TTGGATTATCCAATTAAATATATCGAAAACAATTTAGTGTTCAATAATGATGGAGAATGTTTTGCGTATTACGAACTGATCCCATTTAACTATTCTTTTCTTAGCCCTGAAGAAAAGTATAAAGTGCAAGATAATTTTCGTCAGCTAGTAGCTCAATATCGTGAGGGTAAAATTCATGCTCTTCAGTTGAGTGCGGAGTCTAGTATCAAAGAAGTCCAAAACCGGTCGAAAGAAACGGTTAAAGGTAAATTGAAAGAAGCTGCGATTCAACATATTGATGGGCAGACAGAAGCGTTGATTGACTTGATTGGGGAGCATCAAGTTGATTATCGCTTTTTCATTGGTTTCAAGTTGATTTTGAATGATCAGGAAGTAAGCATGAAAAATATTTGGAATGAGTTTGTGCTGGGAATACAAGATTTTGTCCATGATGTGAATTCAAAATTGATGGGTGATTTTGTTCAAATGAGCGTTGATGAGGTTGAACGGTTTAAAAAATTGGAGCAGCTGCTAGAAAACAAATTACTGCGGCGCTTCAATTTCCGTCCACTAAATAAAAATGATTTTGGCTATATATTGGAGCATCTGCATGGAAAAGACGGTATTACCTATGAGGATTATGATTTCCATTTGCCAAGTGTAGAAAGCTCAGGTCAAAGGATCGTAAAAAAATATGACTTGATCAAACCGACCCGTTGTTTGATCGAAGAAAAGCAACGGTATATGAAAATCACGAATGAAGAAAATGAAATCTATGTATCTTACTTTACTATAAATGCAATCGTCGGAGAGATGGAGTTTCCGAATAGTGAACTCTTTTATTTTCAGCAGCAACAATTTTCGTTCCCAATAGATACTTCTATGAATATCGAAGTTGTAACGAATCGAAAAGCCTTATCTACGGTTCGTAATAAGAAAAAGGAACTAAAGGATTTAGATAATCACGCTTGGGAAAGCGACAATGAGACGACTAATAATGTCGTAGATGCGTTAGACTCAGTCAATGAATTAGAGAACGTATTAGATCAAACGAAGGAATCCATGTACAAACTCAGCTATGTCATTCGAGTGTCCGCGCCAAACTTGGATGAATTGAAGAAACGTTGTAATGAAGTCCGAGATTTTTACGATGATTTTAATGTGAAACTGGTCCGTCCTTTCGGGGATATGTTGGGCCTCCAAGGAGAGTTTATCCCTTCTGCCAAACGGTATATGAATGACTACATTCAATACGTGACTAGTGACTTTATTTCCGCGCTAGGTTTTGGGGCGACTCAAAGCTTAGGCGAACGTGAGGGAATCTATGTTGGTTTCAACGTAGATACGGGAAGAAATGTCTTCATTCAACCCAACTTGGCTGCTCAGGGAATTAAGGGGACGATCACCAATGCTCTAGCAGCAGCATTTTTAGGAAGTCTCGGCGGCGGGAAATCCTTCTCCAATAATTTGCTCGTTTATTATGCGGTACTTTTTGGTGGAAAGGCAGTGATTCTTGATCCAAAAAGCGAGCGAGGTAATTGGAAAAATGATCTCGTTCATATAGAAGAAGAGGTAAATATCATCAACCTGACAAGTGAAGAGAAAAATCGAGGTTTACTTGATCCATTCGTGATCCTAGAAAATGCAAAAGATTCTGAAAGTCTTGCAATCGATACGTTGACATTTCTGACTGGAATTTCTTCAAGAGATGGTGAAAAGTTCCCAACATTAAGAAAAGCGATTCATACAGTCGCACAATCAGATCAAAGAGGATTATTGAGAGTGATTGAGGAATTGAGAAATGAGGATTCGGACATTTCTAATAATATCGCTGATCATATCGAGTCTTTCGTCGATTATGATTTTGCTCAACTACTGTTTAGCGATGGAAAGATCGAGAATACGATAAGTTTGGATAAACAATTAAATGTGATCCAAGTTGCTGATTTGATCCTTCCTGATGCCAATACAACAATGGAAGAATATACGACAATGGAAATGCTAAGTGTATCAATGTTGATGGTAATTAGTACCTTTGCACTAGATTTTATCCACTCGGATACTTCGACATTCAAGATCGTTGATTTAGATGAAGCTTGGAGTTTTCTTCAAGTCGCTCAAGGTAAAACTTTATCCATGAAACTAGTCCGTGAAGGCCGAGCCATGAACACGGGAGTATACTTTGTCACTCAGAATGCCAATGACTTATTAGATGAAAAAATGAAAAATAATATTGGGATGAAGTTTGCTTTTCGCTCTACTGATATTAACGAGATAAAGAATACATTGGAATTCTTTGGATTGGATATAGAAGATGAGGGAAATCAAAATCGCCTGCGAAATCTTGAAAACGGTCAAGCACTCTTTCAGGATATTTGGGGGCGGACTGGTGTCATTCAGTTTGATTATATTTTTGAGCATCTATTTCATGCTTTTGATACAAGACCACCTATCAATGGAGGTGATTAA
- a CDS encoding CD3337/EF1877 family mobilome membrane protein, with translation MNKKKVIKILLGIVGIFFLLSAISMTVQATGLIDETINNGNNYSKYPVDNYTLDYFVDSKWDWLPWSWGDGIGKNVMFGIYSITNLIWLVSVYLSNAAGYLVGEAYSLDFISATTESIGRNIQTLAGINQRGFMSTGFYPGLLLLLILIMGIYVTYTGLIKRQTTKAIGSLLSFLTIFVLSSAFIAYSPNYISRINDFSSDISNAALDVGSRMTMPSSEAKGKSSVDAIRDSLFEIQVKQPWMILQYGDSDIETIGKERVESLESTSPFANKGKDRIEIIKEEINEKENENMTITKTINRLGVAIFIFLFNILISVFVFILTGIMIFSQVLFIIFAVFLPISFLLSMIPSFNHLMKTTIMRLFNVIMMRAGITLVLTISFSLSAMIYGLTATQPFFIVAFMQIVVFAGVYFKLNDLMGMMALNSSDSQSTGSRVMRRPKQSATRAIRKLAISGLALKGLGFTRKERTPSDNPDQKNKQVKPEEKGQTTRKQREEPKKTTLPNSMNKRSEEKNMETKKKNQIQVKSLPKKELKKNEKKIQEASRKFKQAKYKKPEGKYSSQPNKEVPEKTEKGSKRKNAPIRSLEKSNREPKNPSHLPNNEKNNTREKQNDVPKKTPRPQKYGSKPSNKVSSVNQNKQAVRESQMKKLENGESFKREATSSKSKRKTISKPKEKKNPSLKGKGAGRR, from the coding sequence GTGAATAAGAAAAAAGTGATCAAGATACTGCTAGGAATAGTCGGTATCTTTTTTCTTTTGTCAGCAATCTCAATGACCGTCCAGGCAACCGGACTAATCGATGAAACGATCAATAACGGTAACAACTATTCAAAGTATCCAGTAGATAATTATACATTGGATTATTTCGTAGACTCCAAATGGGACTGGCTGCCTTGGAGCTGGGGCGATGGTATTGGTAAAAATGTCATGTTTGGTATTTACAGTATCACGAACCTTATCTGGTTAGTCAGTGTTTACTTATCTAATGCCGCCGGCTATCTCGTTGGTGAAGCCTATTCACTCGATTTTATTAGTGCGACGACTGAATCCATCGGTCGAAATATTCAAACTCTAGCGGGTATCAATCAACGTGGTTTTATGTCTACAGGGTTTTACCCTGGTCTGCTTCTTTTGTTGATTCTGATTATGGGAATCTATGTTACCTATACTGGATTGATCAAACGTCAAACCACCAAAGCAATCGGATCACTACTAAGTTTTTTGACGATTTTTGTTCTGTCCTCTGCTTTTATAGCTTATTCACCAAACTACATCTCTCGAATCAATGACTTTTCATCCGATATAAGTAATGCCGCATTAGATGTAGGTTCAAGAATGACTATGCCCAGTTCGGAAGCAAAAGGTAAAAGTAGTGTAGATGCGATTCGTGATTCTTTGTTTGAGATTCAAGTCAAGCAGCCTTGGATGATTCTCCAATATGGAGATTCAGATATCGAAACGATCGGTAAAGAGCGAGTAGAATCTTTAGAATCCACTAGTCCATTTGCTAATAAGGGGAAAGACCGAATTGAAATTATCAAAGAGGAAATCAATGAAAAAGAAAATGAGAATATGACCATCACTAAGACTATCAATCGGTTAGGTGTCGCCATCTTCATTTTTTTATTTAATATTTTGATTTCTGTTTTTGTCTTTATATTGACGGGTATCATGATATTCTCACAAGTCCTGTTTATTATTTTTGCCGTATTTCTTCCTATTAGTTTTTTACTTTCAATGATTCCAAGTTTTAATCACTTGATGAAAACAACCATTATGCGATTGTTCAATGTCATTATGATGCGGGCAGGGATCACACTTGTATTAACGATTTCTTTTTCACTGTCAGCGATGATTTATGGACTGACTGCAACTCAACCGTTCTTCATTGTAGCGTTCATGCAAATCGTTGTTTTTGCCGGCGTCTATTTCAAACTCAATGACTTAATGGGAATGATGGCCTTGAATAGTTCTGACTCACAAAGTACGGGAAGTCGAGTAATGAGGAGACCTAAGCAAAGTGCGACTAGAGCGATTCGCAAATTGGCTATTAGTGGTTTAGCACTGAAAGGATTGGGATTTACACGGAAGGAAAGGACCCCATCAGATAATCCAGACCAGAAAAATAAACAAGTGAAGCCAGAAGAAAAAGGACAAACTACAAGGAAGCAAAGAGAAGAACCAAAAAAGACCACGTTACCAAATTCCATGAATAAGCGATCAGAAGAAAAGAATATGGAAACCAAGAAAAAGAATCAAATCCAAGTGAAGTCACTTCCGAAAAAAGAATTGAAAAAGAACGAGAAGAAAATTCAAGAGGCTTCTAGAAAATTCAAGCAAGCGAAATATAAAAAGCCGGAAGGAAAATATTCTAGCCAACCCAACAAAGAGGTTCCTGAAAAAACAGAAAAAGGTTCTAAAAGAAAAAATGCACCAATTAGGTCTTTGGAAAAATCGAATAGAGAACCGAAAAATCCATCACATCTTCCTAATAATGAAAAGAATAACACTAGAGAAAAACAGAATGACGTTCCAAAGAAAACACCTCGCCCTCAAAAATATGGAAGTAAACCTTCTAATAAGGTGTCATCTGTAAATCAAAATAAACAAGCTGTTAGAGAATCGCAGATGAAAAAATTGGAGAATGGGGAGTCATTTAAGCGTGAGGCCACTTCCTCAAAAAGTAAGCGTAAAACAATTAGTAAACCAAAAGAAAAAAAGAATCCATCATTAAAAGGTAAAGGAGCGGGCCGAAGATGA
- a CDS encoding lysozyme family protein encodes MKRVVKLASPLIGFFLFLGLLLVGITFSSDDDQEKSVSTEMTGLNVSQEVLKHQPIVEKYCKEYGISDHINIILAIMQVESGGKIADVMQSSESLGLPPNSLSTEESIKQGCKYFSELVKAIESHGCDLSTAIQAYNFGGGFVNYVATHGKKYSYELAEGFSKEKSGGKRVDYQNPVAIPVNGGWRYGYGNQFYVKLVEQYLVTNSAKFDDETVQKIMDEALKYQGFPYVFGGSNPQTSFDCSGITQWCFAKVGINLPRTAQMQYNVTQHLSLAEAKPGDLVFFHSTYSTSDYITHIGIYVGNNRMYHAGDPIGYTDLTDSYWQAHLVGAGRVK; translated from the coding sequence ATGAAGCGGGTCGTAAAATTAGCTTCGCCTTTGATCGGTTTCTTTCTTTTCCTTGGTCTTCTTTTAGTGGGAATTACTTTCTCCAGTGATGACGATCAAGAAAAATCTGTTTCAACCGAAATGACTGGCCTTAATGTCTCACAGGAAGTATTGAAGCATCAGCCCATAGTTGAGAAATACTGCAAAGAGTACGGAATATCGGATCATATCAATATAATCCTCGCTATCATGCAAGTAGAAAGCGGTGGTAAAATCGCTGATGTGATGCAAAGCTCTGAAAGTTTAGGATTACCACCTAATTCATTGAGTACGGAAGAATCCATTAAACAAGGGTGTAAGTATTTTTCTGAGTTAGTCAAAGCGATTGAGAGCCATGGATGTGATTTGAGTACAGCCATTCAAGCCTATAATTTTGGTGGTGGATTTGTTAACTATGTGGCAACACACGGGAAAAAATATTCGTATGAGTTGGCGGAAGGATTCTCAAAAGAAAAATCTGGTGGTAAACGAGTCGATTATCAAAATCCAGTTGCGATTCCTGTAAACGGCGGATGGAGATATGGGTACGGAAATCAGTTTTATGTAAAATTAGTCGAACAATATTTAGTTACCAACTCAGCCAAATTTGATGACGAAACAGTTCAAAAAATAATGGATGAAGCGTTGAAATACCAAGGATTTCCTTATGTTTTTGGAGGCAGCAATCCACAGACCTCGTTTGATTGTAGCGGTATAACTCAATGGTGCTTTGCAAAGGTCGGAATTAATTTACCTCGGACCGCACAAATGCAATATAACGTGACCCAGCATTTGTCATTAGCTGAAGCAAAACCAGGTGATTTGGTGTTTTTTCACTCAACCTATTCCACCTCAGATTACATCACACACATAGGTATCTATGTCGGTAATAACCGCATGTATCATGCGGGAGATCCAATTGGCTATACTGATTTGACAGACTCTTATTGGCAAGCACATTTAGTCGGTGCGGGGAGAGTTAAGTAA
- a CDS encoding conjugal transfer protein: MKKIKTKNLGLRKKTTAALWVLLVGSLVFGVYKNFTAIDRHTVHEEKIVETKIVDTSFVSSYVEEFVQIFYSWEPTKEGLEKRTNELKKYLSEDLQQLNQEMIRSDIPTKSHVKKSKIWNVKKLNHQDYKVVFSVIQTIEESIGDKIQRREIESAFSVKVRIKGDDRLAILTNPVMAASPKKLAIKSQPLQDDMSVSQDTKDEIQAFLNTFFKVYPTAKNTELLYYVKGKDIKEINKDYIFSEIKQINYSEMNKGVNVNVVAVYLDKDTKAAMPFTYSLSIEKTEKNWVIINGI, encoded by the coding sequence ATGAAAAAAATAAAAACGAAAAATTTAGGATTAAGGAAAAAGACTACCGCTGCCTTATGGGTATTGTTAGTAGGAAGTCTTGTTTTTGGTGTATATAAAAATTTTACCGCCATTGATCGTCACACAGTCCATGAAGAAAAAATCGTGGAGACTAAGATTGTTGATACAAGTTTTGTTTCCAGTTACGTGGAAGAGTTCGTTCAAATATTCTATTCTTGGGAACCGACCAAAGAAGGATTAGAGAAGCGAACAAACGAACTGAAGAAATATTTATCTGAAGACTTACAACAATTAAATCAAGAAATGATTCGTTCGGACATTCCCACAAAATCGCATGTGAAGAAATCGAAAATTTGGAATGTAAAAAAACTAAACCATCAGGACTATAAAGTTGTTTTCTCAGTGATTCAAACTATTGAAGAGAGCATCGGAGATAAAATTCAGAGAAGAGAAATTGAGTCTGCATTTTCTGTCAAGGTCAGGATAAAAGGTGATGATCGTCTTGCTATTTTGACAAATCCTGTGATGGCCGCGTCACCTAAAAAGTTGGCTATTAAATCTCAGCCATTACAAGATGATATGAGTGTATCCCAAGACACGAAGGACGAAATTCAGGCTTTCCTGAATACCTTCTTCAAAGTCTATCCAACAGCGAAGAATACAGAACTCTTGTACTATGTAAAGGGTAAAGACATAAAGGAAATCAACAAGGACTATATTTTCTCAGAGATCAAACAAATCAACTATTCTGAAATGAATAAAGGGGTCAATGTGAATGTTGTAGCTGTTTATCTTGATAAAGATACGAAAGCAGCGATGCCATTCACATATAGTTTATCTATTGAAAAAACCGAAAAAAATTGGGTAATTATCAACGGAATTTAG
- a CDS encoding LacI family DNA-binding transcriptional regulator gives MANMNDVARLAKVSRGTVSNYINGVRIKDEPAKRIEKAIEELNYVPNQAARALKKQTSDTIAFILPTIWTPFFAELTHHIQLELQRHNLKMLLCNSQNDFNLELDYVKMAKEEKVRGIITISYSDIDPYVTSNLPLVSIERYFNQHVPFVTSDNFQGGQLAVKSLHERGATKLLMILRELPNNLGIHERMNGFIDYCKHLSIDYDVYLDKGDSKGFSKRVEEYLVSCYKEECSFDGIFTATDRYAEYVIDAFRTLKWQIPEDVQLIGFDGARSYETEQLRISTIAQDIKKIAEISVEEMLNFNIERSSQKKNILPVKLLDLQTTKKLNE, from the coding sequence ATGGCCAATATGAATGATGTCGCTAGACTAGCAAAAGTTTCGAGAGGAACTGTATCAAACTATATTAATGGTGTGAGAATTAAAGATGAACCAGCTAAAAGAATAGAGAAAGCGATAGAAGAATTGAATTATGTTCCGAATCAAGCTGCTCGGGCACTGAAAAAGCAGACCAGCGATACAATTGCTTTCATTTTGCCGACTATATGGACGCCTTTTTTCGCTGAGCTTACCCATCATATCCAGCTAGAATTGCAACGGCATAATTTGAAAATGTTATTGTGTAATTCTCAGAATGATTTTAACCTAGAATTGGACTACGTAAAAATGGCAAAAGAGGAAAAAGTTCGTGGGATTATCACGATTTCATATAGTGACATTGATCCTTACGTTACGTCAAATTTACCACTCGTTTCGATCGAACGATATTTTAATCAGCATGTTCCGTTTGTCACCAGTGATAACTTCCAAGGGGGGCAATTAGCGGTGAAGTCTTTGCATGAGCGTGGTGCTACCAAACTATTAATGATTCTGAGGGAATTACCCAATAATTTAGGAATCCATGAACGAATGAACGGATTTATTGATTATTGTAAACATCTATCGATTGATTATGATGTCTATTTAGATAAAGGTGATTCAAAAGGATTTTCCAAACGTGTGGAGGAGTATTTAGTTAGTTGTTATAAAGAGGAATGTTCTTTCGATGGGATTTTTACGGCTACTGATCGTTATGCTGAATATGTGATTGATGCCTTTCGGACGCTTAAGTGGCAAATTCCAGAGGATGTTCAATTAATTGGATTTGACGGTGCTCGCAGCTATGAGACAGAGCAGTTGAGAATATCTACAATCGCTCAAGATATTAAAAAAATTGCGGAAATCAGTGTAGAAGAAATGCTCAATTTCAACATAGAAAGGTCTTCTCAAAAAAAGAATATTTTGCCTGTAAAACTGTTGGACTTGCAAACAACGAAAAAGTTGAATGAATAA